A window from Dromaius novaehollandiae isolate bDroNov1 chromosome 1, bDroNov1.hap1, whole genome shotgun sequence encodes these proteins:
- the BCLAF3 gene encoding BCLAF1 and THRAP3 family member 3 isoform X3 — MTRSRSRSPRWKQRSLSPAFRSPEHHRQRHAHINYDCEYKSFRKDPKKSMPWRTEDEKYGQSNSRFAPHGNNHQRIYEHRSPSPNLKRILLEDTYSHKPYRTHSSERTESNRRYQLPPKYSEIPYKEHDRPFYQHKMEERYMSEHYKVTGNEKGMKPFHRPLGASCKLERKWHEDDLRHQRLHEEKYGQSPRRVSDEFTARSSLQKRYPEDHDYREYGHTSKRAKEMERYDGGEIARNSKWKQERSFAPYKEKEEQRNLGAQSHRSAEREYSEGSVTKIAYEYSHKRRRHPDGEKSFSDDRAQKYGKQEDQKYNSSKGARDSKELDYFSGGRARQTEEGHVEVPVKYSSKKGCNACVNSCKTDVDLRSFNNKQKERVRKEGEIRKKVDSSNSQHDSSHTVSDVKMSDVSCRRERLTIKVDMKKMVTKYRTASSHTTERQMSHDLVAIGRKNENFHPVFEHMESVTQNVENNPSREFTQEIITIIHQVKANYFTSSDITLHERFSKIQDKPVANINEVKIRLDPEIHRRIDMSLAELQNKRTVPSESPQNIMRVLEDPNDLRHDIERRRKERLQNEDERVFHIDGITPRNQQSCSVSKLRNSHVDGFQKPMKFIKPPFRKFIGKPHLNSYYSSKTNDIFPHRRIRGHLENTGPIRRHFKRHLNIATET, encoded by the exons ATGACAAGATCAAGATCAAGATCACCACGATGGAAACAAAG GTCCTTATCTCCAGCATTTAGGAGTCCAGAACACCATAGGCAAAGGCATGCTCATATTAATTATGACTGTGAATACAAAAGCTTTCGTAAGGACCCAAAGAAGTCTATGCCTTGGAGAACAGAAGATGAAAAGTATGGACAAAGCAATTCTAGATTTGCACCTCATGGAAATAACCACCAGAGAATTTATGAACATAGGTCACCTTCACCAAACCTAAAAAGAATTCTCTTGGAAGATACTTATAGTCATAAGCCCTACAGAACACATTCATCAGAAAGAACTGAAAGCAATAGGAGATACCAGTTACCACCAAAATACTCAGAAATACCATACAAAGAACATGACCGACCATTTTACCAgcacaaaatggaagaaagataTATGTCTGAGCACTATAAAGTcactggaaatgaaaaaggaatgaAACCTTTTCATAGACCACTAGGGGCTTCATGTAAACTTGAAAGAAAATGGCATGAAGATGACTTGAGGCACCAGAGGTTACATGAGGAGAAGTATGGTCAGTCACCCAGAAGAGTGTCTGATGAATTTACGGCAAGGAGCTCTTTACAGAAGAG GTATCCTGAAGATCACGATTACAGAGAATATGGGCACACGTCTAAAAGGGCTAAAGAAATGGAGAGGTATGACGGTGGAGAAATAGCAAGAAATTCCAAGTGGAAGCAAGAACGTTCTTTTGCACCCTACAAAGAAAAGGAGGAGCAAAGAAATCTGGGTGCCCAGTCTCACCGATCGGCTGAAAGGGAGTACTCGGAGGGGTCTGTCACAAAGATAGCCTACGAATATAGTCACAAACGGCGCAGGCATCCAGATGGGGAAAAGTCTTTCTCAGATGATAGAGCTCAGAAGTATGGAAAGCAGGAAGACCAGAAATACAATTCTTCTAAGGGTGCCCGGGATAGCAAAGAATTAGATTACTTTAGCGGTGGAAGAGCAAGACAGACTGAAGAAGGGCACGTTGAAGTACCTGTTAAATATAGTTCAAAGAAGGGCTGCAATGCATGCGTTAACTCTTGCAAAACGGATGTTGATCTGAGATCCTTTAATaacaagcagaaggaaagagtaaggaaagaaggggaaatcAGGAAAAAAGTAGATTCCTCCAATAGCCAGCATGATTCAAGTCATACGGTTTCAGATGTGAAAATGTCAGATGTCAGCTGTAGGAGGGAACGTCTTACAATCAAAGTGGATATGAAGAAAATGGTGACCAAGTACAG GACTGCTTCTAGTCATACTACAGAGAGACAGATGTCACATGATCTGGTTGCTATtggcaggaaaaatgaaaattttcaccCAGTGTTTGAGCACATGGAATCTGTAACACAAAATGTTGAAAACAATCCATCAAGAGAATTTACTCAGGAAATAATCACAATTATCCATCAAGTTAAAG CAAATTACTTTACATCTTCTGACATAACTTTACATGAACGGTTCTCAAAAATTCAGGATAAGCCAGTTGCAAATATAAATGAAGTTAAAATACGTTTGGATCCAGAAATTCACAG GAGGATTGATATGTCTCTAGCAGAACTTCAGAACAAACGAACTGTGCCGTCTGAATCTCCACAG AACATTATGAGAGTTCTAGAAGATCCAAACGATCTACGGCATGAtatagaaaggagaagaaaagagagattgCAGAATGAAGATGAGAGGGTATTTCATATAGATGGTATAACTCCAAG GAACCAGCAAAGCTGCAGTGTTTCAAAATTACGAAACTCCCATGTTGATGGTTTCCAAAAGCCTATGAAATTCATTAAACCACCTTTCAGGAAATTTATTGGGAAACCTCACCTG
- the BCLAF3 gene encoding BCLAF1 and THRAP3 family member 3 isoform X4, protein MTRSRSRSPRWKQRSLSPAFRSPEHHRQRHAHINYDCEYKSFRKDPKKSMPWRTEDEKYGQSNSRFAPHGNNHQRIYEHRSPSPNLKRILLEDTYSHKPYRTHSSERTESNRRYQLPPKYSEIPYKEHDRPFYQHKMEERYMSEHYKVTGNEKGMKPFHRPLGASCKLERKWHEDDLRHQRLHEEKYGQSPRRVSDEFTARSSLQKRYPEDHDYREYGHTSKRAKEMERYDGGEIARNSKWKQERSFAPYKEKEEQRNLGAQSHRSAEREYSEGSVTKIAYEYSHKRRRHPDGEKSFSDDRAQKYGKQEDQKYNSSKGARDSKELDYFSGGRARQTEEGHVEVPVKYSSKKGCNACVNSCKTDVDLRSFNNKQKERVRKEGEIRKKVDSSNSQHDSSHTVSDVKMSDVSCRRERLTIKVDMKKMVTKYRTASSHTTERQMSHDLVAIGRKNENFHPVFEHMESVTQNVENNPSREFTQEIITIIHQVKANYFTSSDITLHERFSKIQDKPVANINEVKIRLDPEIHRRIDMSLAELQNKRTVPSESPQNIMRVLEDPNDLRHDIERRRKERLQNEDERVFHIDGITPRNQQSCSVSKLRNSHVDGFQKPMKFIKPPFRKFIGKPHLRHLNIATET, encoded by the exons ATGACAAGATCAAGATCAAGATCACCACGATGGAAACAAAG GTCCTTATCTCCAGCATTTAGGAGTCCAGAACACCATAGGCAAAGGCATGCTCATATTAATTATGACTGTGAATACAAAAGCTTTCGTAAGGACCCAAAGAAGTCTATGCCTTGGAGAACAGAAGATGAAAAGTATGGACAAAGCAATTCTAGATTTGCACCTCATGGAAATAACCACCAGAGAATTTATGAACATAGGTCACCTTCACCAAACCTAAAAAGAATTCTCTTGGAAGATACTTATAGTCATAAGCCCTACAGAACACATTCATCAGAAAGAACTGAAAGCAATAGGAGATACCAGTTACCACCAAAATACTCAGAAATACCATACAAAGAACATGACCGACCATTTTACCAgcacaaaatggaagaaagataTATGTCTGAGCACTATAAAGTcactggaaatgaaaaaggaatgaAACCTTTTCATAGACCACTAGGGGCTTCATGTAAACTTGAAAGAAAATGGCATGAAGATGACTTGAGGCACCAGAGGTTACATGAGGAGAAGTATGGTCAGTCACCCAGAAGAGTGTCTGATGAATTTACGGCAAGGAGCTCTTTACAGAAGAG GTATCCTGAAGATCACGATTACAGAGAATATGGGCACACGTCTAAAAGGGCTAAAGAAATGGAGAGGTATGACGGTGGAGAAATAGCAAGAAATTCCAAGTGGAAGCAAGAACGTTCTTTTGCACCCTACAAAGAAAAGGAGGAGCAAAGAAATCTGGGTGCCCAGTCTCACCGATCGGCTGAAAGGGAGTACTCGGAGGGGTCTGTCACAAAGATAGCCTACGAATATAGTCACAAACGGCGCAGGCATCCAGATGGGGAAAAGTCTTTCTCAGATGATAGAGCTCAGAAGTATGGAAAGCAGGAAGACCAGAAATACAATTCTTCTAAGGGTGCCCGGGATAGCAAAGAATTAGATTACTTTAGCGGTGGAAGAGCAAGACAGACTGAAGAAGGGCACGTTGAAGTACCTGTTAAATATAGTTCAAAGAAGGGCTGCAATGCATGCGTTAACTCTTGCAAAACGGATGTTGATCTGAGATCCTTTAATaacaagcagaaggaaagagtaaggaaagaaggggaaatcAGGAAAAAAGTAGATTCCTCCAATAGCCAGCATGATTCAAGTCATACGGTTTCAGATGTGAAAATGTCAGATGTCAGCTGTAGGAGGGAACGTCTTACAATCAAAGTGGATATGAAGAAAATGGTGACCAAGTACAG GACTGCTTCTAGTCATACTACAGAGAGACAGATGTCACATGATCTGGTTGCTATtggcaggaaaaatgaaaattttcaccCAGTGTTTGAGCACATGGAATCTGTAACACAAAATGTTGAAAACAATCCATCAAGAGAATTTACTCAGGAAATAATCACAATTATCCATCAAGTTAAAG CAAATTACTTTACATCTTCTGACATAACTTTACATGAACGGTTCTCAAAAATTCAGGATAAGCCAGTTGCAAATATAAATGAAGTTAAAATACGTTTGGATCCAGAAATTCACAG GAGGATTGATATGTCTCTAGCAGAACTTCAGAACAAACGAACTGTGCCGTCTGAATCTCCACAG AACATTATGAGAGTTCTAGAAGATCCAAACGATCTACGGCATGAtatagaaaggagaagaaaagagagattgCAGAATGAAGATGAGAGGGTATTTCATATAGATGGTATAACTCCAAG GAACCAGCAAAGCTGCAGTGTTTCAAAATTACGAAACTCCCATGTTGATGGTTTCCAAAAGCCTATGAAATTCATTAAACCACCTTTCAGGAAATTTATTGGGAAACCTCACCTG
- the BCLAF3 gene encoding BCLAF1 and THRAP3 family member 3 isoform X2, producing MTRSRSRSPRWKQRSLSPAFRSPEHHRQRHAHINYDCEYKSFRKDPKKSMPWRTEDEKYGQSNSRFAPHGNNHQRIYEHRSPSPNLKRILLEDTYSHKPYRTHSSERTESNRRYQLPPKYSEIPYKEHDRPFYQHKMEERYMSEHYKVTGNEKGMKPFHRPLGASCKLERKWHEDDLRHQRLHEEKYGQSPRRVSDEFTARSSLQKRYPEDHDYREYGHTSKRAKEMERYDGGEIARNSKWKQERSFAPYKEKEEQRNLGAQSHRSAEREYSEGSVTKIAYEYSHKRRRHPDGEKSFSDDRAQKYGKQEDQKYNSSKGARDSKELDYFSGGRARQTEEGHVEVPVKYSSKKGCNACVNSCKTDVDLRSFNNKQKERVRKEGEIRKKVDSSNSQHDSSHTVSDVKMSDVSCRRERLTIKVDMKKMVTKYRTASSHTTERQMSHDLVAIGRKNENFHPVFEHMESVTQNVENNPSREFTQEIITIIHQVKANYFTSSDITLHERFSKIQDKPVANINEVKIRLDPEIHRRIDMSLAELQNKRTVPSESPQNIMRVLEDPNDLRHDIERRRKERLQNEDERVFHIDGITPRNQQSCSVSKLRNSHVDGFQKPMKFIKPPFRKFIGKPHLSNFTDGHLQTHYKSGLVQKGLYIQAKYQRLRSVGVRGFTTNKFRDGFLRKEKRHLNIATET from the exons ATGACAAGATCAAGATCAAGATCACCACGATGGAAACAAAG GTCCTTATCTCCAGCATTTAGGAGTCCAGAACACCATAGGCAAAGGCATGCTCATATTAATTATGACTGTGAATACAAAAGCTTTCGTAAGGACCCAAAGAAGTCTATGCCTTGGAGAACAGAAGATGAAAAGTATGGACAAAGCAATTCTAGATTTGCACCTCATGGAAATAACCACCAGAGAATTTATGAACATAGGTCACCTTCACCAAACCTAAAAAGAATTCTCTTGGAAGATACTTATAGTCATAAGCCCTACAGAACACATTCATCAGAAAGAACTGAAAGCAATAGGAGATACCAGTTACCACCAAAATACTCAGAAATACCATACAAAGAACATGACCGACCATTTTACCAgcacaaaatggaagaaagataTATGTCTGAGCACTATAAAGTcactggaaatgaaaaaggaatgaAACCTTTTCATAGACCACTAGGGGCTTCATGTAAACTTGAAAGAAAATGGCATGAAGATGACTTGAGGCACCAGAGGTTACATGAGGAGAAGTATGGTCAGTCACCCAGAAGAGTGTCTGATGAATTTACGGCAAGGAGCTCTTTACAGAAGAG GTATCCTGAAGATCACGATTACAGAGAATATGGGCACACGTCTAAAAGGGCTAAAGAAATGGAGAGGTATGACGGTGGAGAAATAGCAAGAAATTCCAAGTGGAAGCAAGAACGTTCTTTTGCACCCTACAAAGAAAAGGAGGAGCAAAGAAATCTGGGTGCCCAGTCTCACCGATCGGCTGAAAGGGAGTACTCGGAGGGGTCTGTCACAAAGATAGCCTACGAATATAGTCACAAACGGCGCAGGCATCCAGATGGGGAAAAGTCTTTCTCAGATGATAGAGCTCAGAAGTATGGAAAGCAGGAAGACCAGAAATACAATTCTTCTAAGGGTGCCCGGGATAGCAAAGAATTAGATTACTTTAGCGGTGGAAGAGCAAGACAGACTGAAGAAGGGCACGTTGAAGTACCTGTTAAATATAGTTCAAAGAAGGGCTGCAATGCATGCGTTAACTCTTGCAAAACGGATGTTGATCTGAGATCCTTTAATaacaagcagaaggaaagagtaaggaaagaaggggaaatcAGGAAAAAAGTAGATTCCTCCAATAGCCAGCATGATTCAAGTCATACGGTTTCAGATGTGAAAATGTCAGATGTCAGCTGTAGGAGGGAACGTCTTACAATCAAAGTGGATATGAAGAAAATGGTGACCAAGTACAG GACTGCTTCTAGTCATACTACAGAGAGACAGATGTCACATGATCTGGTTGCTATtggcaggaaaaatgaaaattttcaccCAGTGTTTGAGCACATGGAATCTGTAACACAAAATGTTGAAAACAATCCATCAAGAGAATTTACTCAGGAAATAATCACAATTATCCATCAAGTTAAAG CAAATTACTTTACATCTTCTGACATAACTTTACATGAACGGTTCTCAAAAATTCAGGATAAGCCAGTTGCAAATATAAATGAAGTTAAAATACGTTTGGATCCAGAAATTCACAG GAGGATTGATATGTCTCTAGCAGAACTTCAGAACAAACGAACTGTGCCGTCTGAATCTCCACAG AACATTATGAGAGTTCTAGAAGATCCAAACGATCTACGGCATGAtatagaaaggagaagaaaagagagattgCAGAATGAAGATGAGAGGGTATTTCATATAGATGGTATAACTCCAAG GAACCAGCAAAGCTGCAGTGTTTCAAAATTACGAAACTCCCATGTTGATGGTTTCCAAAAGCCTATGAAATTCATTAAACCACCTTTCAGGAAATTTATTGGGAAACCTCACCTG